Proteins from a genomic interval of Harpia harpyja isolate bHarHar1 chromosome 7, bHarHar1 primary haplotype, whole genome shotgun sequence:
- the ZC3H15 gene encoding zinc finger CCCH domain-containing protein 15 translates to MPPKKQQQPAGGSKKADQKKKEKIIEDKTFGLKNKKGAKQQKFIKAVTHQVKFGQQNPRQAAQTESEKKLKKEDKKKELQELNELFKPVVAAQKISKGADPKSVVCAFFKQGQCTKGDKCKFSHDLSLERKCEKRSVYIDARDEDLEKDTMDNWDEKKLEEVVNKKHGEAEKKKPKTQIVCKYFLDAIENNKYGWFWVCPGGGDNCMYRHALPPGFVLKKDKKKEEKQDEISLEDLIEKERAALGPNVTKITLECFIAWKRRKRQEKIDKAEQDMERRKADFKAGKALVISGREVFEFRPELVDADDEEADDTHYIQGTGDDDEMEDPVCINDVDLNLYVPKAVDETGITVASPERFSTYSSIEKDDNKLNEASGGDTNSSEQNDLEEDNDGDGELENGVIDAVPVDENLFTGEDLDELEEELNTLDLEE, encoded by the exons GACAAAACATTTGGCCTGAAGAATAAAAAAGGTGCAAAGCAACAGAAATTTATCAAGGCTGTGACTCACCAGGTAAAATTTGGTCAGCAAAATCCACGTCAG GCTGCTCAAACAGAAagtgagaagaaattaaaaaaagaagataagaaaaaagaattacaagAACTAAATGAACTCTTCAAGCCTGTGGTTGCTGCACAGAAAATTAGCAAAG GTGCTGACCCCAAATCTGTAGTTTGTGCGTTCTTCAAGCAAGGACAATGCACTAAAGGAGACAAGTGCAAGTTTTCTCATGATTTGTCTTTGGAAAGGAAGTGTGAAAAACGAAGTGTCTACATTGATGCAAGAGATGAAGACCTTGAAAAAG ATACAATGGATAACTGGGATGAGAAGAAGCTGGAAGAAGTGGTGAACAAGAAGCATGGTGAGgcggaaaagaaaaaacccaaaactcaaata gtCTGCAAATACTTCCTTGATGCTATTGAAAACAACAAATACGGATGGTTTTGGGTCTGTCCAGGCGGAGGAGACAACTGCATGTATCGCCATGCTCTCCCTCCaggttttgtattaaaaaaagacaaaaagaaggaggaaaagcaagatgAAATTTCTTTAGAAGATCTAATAGAAAAAGAG CGTGCTGCCTTAGGACCAAATGTTACCAAAATTACTCTAGAGTGTTTTATTgcatggaagagaagaaaaagacaagaaaaaattgATAAGGCTGAGCAAGATatggagaggaggaaagcagattttaaagCTGGCAAAGCATTGGTG ATTAGTGGACGTGAAGTATTCGAGTTCCGACCAGAGTTGGTTGATGCAGATGATGAAGAAGCAGATGACACTCATTATATTCAAGGAACGGGAGACGATGATGAG atggaagACCCTGTGTGCATAAATGATGTCGATTTGAACCTCTATGTCCCAAAGGCTGTAGATGAGACTGGTATTACTGTGGCTAGTCCTGAGCGATTCAGCACATACAGTTCAATAGAAAAAGATG ataataaattaaatgaagCTTCTGGTGGTGATACAAACAGCAGTGAGCAAAATGATTTAGAGGAAGATAATGATGGTGATGGGGAGTTGGAAAATGGAGTAATTGATGCAGTTCCAGTTGATGAAAATCTTTTTACTGGAGAGGACTTGGATGAACTAGAAGAAGAACTAAACACTCTTGATTTAgaagaatga